Proteins co-encoded in one Brassica rapa cultivar Chiifu-401-42 chromosome A02, CAAS_Brap_v3.01, whole genome shotgun sequence genomic window:
- the LOC103852826 gene encoding uncharacterized protein LOC103852826: MGPTWFGKIYNKLETILVEVDTFTSQSTLCLNSSDPSGWESVRGEPDDRLTSPSCERSPSDPPSHQNFDVLGNFGVEEQVEEDIMKEDLSVSSSSSSSDGETLSRISLIQEYCVGNLTLAPQITNASTPQRSSSGEEVRVESFRDFVSTATLEISIDGSNLNPTDTKFPDAPAEANMRSSNEDDVINDGKPDAPLDTKALSGITFQEEDPGCVDDNELYALHFRTKKLRSVKRKILDALTTKRIREKEYEQLAIWFGDADMGSDLVSDDSEAIDSKSSQVHESADSQWELL, from the exons ATGGGTCCAACATGGTTTGGTAAAATCTACAACAAGCTTGAAACGATACTTGTGGAGGTGGACACTTTCACTTCACAG AGCACTCTGTGTTTGAATTCAAGTGATCCTTCAGGATGGGAATCTGTAAGAGGTGAACCAGATGATAGGCTTACTTCACCGAGCTGTGAAAGAAGTCCTTCTGACCCACCATCACATCAGAACTTTGACGTTTTAGGAAATTTTGGGGTTGAGGAACAAGTTGAAGAGGATATCATGAAGGAGGATTTATCagtctcctcctcctcgtctTCTTCTGATGGAGAAACACTCTCTAGAATTTCATTGATTCAAGAGTACTGTGTTGGTAATCTGACATTAGCTCCTCAGATCACTAACGCTTCAACTCCTCAGAGATCTTCTTCTGGAGAAGAAGTTAGGGTTGAGTCATTCAGAGATTTTGTTTCCACAGCTACGCTTGAGATCTCGATAGATGGTTCAAATCTAAATCCAACCGACACAAAGTTTCCAGATGCACCTGCTGAAGCAAACATGAGATCCTCTAATGAGG ATGATGTGATTAATGATGGCAAGCCTGATGCTCCATTGGATACCAAAGCATTGTCCGGGATAACATTTCAAGAAGAAGACCCTGGGTGTGTTGACGACAATGAACTCTATGCTCTCCATTTTAGGACCAAGAAGCTCAGATCAGTAAAG AGAAAGATCTTGGATGCTTTAACTACAAAAAGAATAAGAGAGAAGGAGTATGAGCAGCTTGCAATTTGGTTCGGAGATGCAGATATGGGTTCTGATCTGGTCAGTGATGACTCTGAAGCCATAGACTCCAAAAGCTCGCAGGTACATGAATCAGCCGATTCCCAATGGGAGCTATTGTGA
- the LOC103852832 gene encoding aquaporin TIP3-1: protein MATSARRAYGFGRADEATHPDSIRATLAEFLSTFVFVFAAEGSILSLDKLYWDHAAHAGTNTPGGLVLAALAHAFALFAAVSAAANVSGGHANPAVTFGALIGGRLSAIRAIYYWIAQLLGAILACLLLRLATNGMRPVGFRLASGVGAVNGLVLEIILTFGLVYVVYSTMIDPKRGSLGVIGPLAIGLIVGANILVGGQFSGASMNPARAFGPALVGWRWDDHWIYWVGPFIGGALAALIYEYMVIPTEPPTQHTHHQPLAPEDY from the exons ATGGCAACATCAGCTCGTAGAGCATACGGTTTCGGTAGAGCGGACGAGGCTACACACCCTGACTCCATTAGAGCCACGTTAGCTGAGTTCCTCTCCACATTTGTCTTCGTCTTTGCCGCTGAAGGCTCTATCCTCTCTCTCG ACAAGTTGTATTGGGACCATGCGGCTCATGCGGGAACAAACACACCAGGAGGACTAGTATTAGCCGCGTTAGCTCATGCTTTTGCACTCTTCGCTGCTGTTTCTGCAGCCGCCAATGTCTCCGGTGGACATGCAAACCCAGCAGTCACTTTTGGTGCTCTTATTGGAGGCAGACTCTCTGCGATCCGTGCCATCTACTACTGGATAGCTCAGCTTCTTGGAGCCATCCTCGCTTGTCTATTATTAAGGCTCGCCACAAACGGCATG AGACCAGTTGGTTTCCGTCTAGCATCAGGTGTTGGTGCAGTTAACGGACTCGTGTTAGAGATCATTTTAACGTTTGGACTTGTCTACGTTGTTTACTCGACTATGATCGATCCAAAACGTGGAAGCCTTGGTGTTATAGGACCGCTTGCGATTGGACTCATAGTTGGGGCAAACATCTTGGTTGGTGGACAGTTCTCTGGTGCGTCAATGAATCCAGCTAGAGCCTTTGGTCCAGCATTGGTTGGATGGAGATGGGATGATCACTGGATCTATTGGGTCGGTCCATTCATTGGTGGTGCTTTAGCTGCTCTTATATATGAGTACATGGTCATACCCACTGAGCCACCAACACAACACACACACCACCAGCCCTTGGCTCCTGAAGATTACTAG
- the LOC103853390 gene encoding putative RING-H2 finger protein ATL61 yields the protein MKHIVIYIYAISIFIIGFQYCLYWVFPRGDKNAQRVVLVATIVLDSLGFLVLLCAGAYKLYFDDDDDDANNDHGLGTSDDHHVINITELASVNPSILIRSIPAVDFNPRNFEFEDGVECVVCLSELAEGDKAKLLPSCKHWFHAHCIDAWLESHATCPICRTRVRLFQTNEPSSGNLTCSDEHSADVTAVVVDIPTTFQVGDLGPSHP from the coding sequence ATGAAGCACATTGTAATATACATTTATGCTATCTCTATATTTATTATTGGCTTCCAGTATTGCCTGTATTGGGTTTTTCCTCGTGGTGACAAGAATGCCCAAAGAGTTGTTTTGGTTGCTACTATCGTTCTGGATTCGCTTGGCTTCCTTGTACTACTGTGTGCCGGCGCTTATAAACTTTactttgatgatgatgatgatgatgccaaCAATGATCATGGTTTGGGTACAAGCGATGACCATCATGTTATCAACATCACGGAGTTGGCCAGTGTTAACCCCTCCATCCTCATCCGATCAATCCCCGCCGTTGATTTTAACCCTCGGAACTTTGAGTTTGAGGACGGCGTCGAGTGTGTCGTTTGTCTCTCTGAGCTCGCCGAAGGAGACAAAGCCAAGCTCTTGCCGAGCTGTAAACACTGGTTTCACGCACATTGCATCGACGCTTGGCTTGAGTCGCACGCCACTTGCCCTATCTGCAGAACGAGAGTTCGCCTGTTCCAAACTAACGAACCAAGTTCCGGCAATCTAACTTGTTCTGATGAGCATTCAGCAGATGTGACGGCGGTTGTTGTAGACATCCCGACAACCTTCCAAGTCGGAGATTTGGGCCCATCACATCCCTGA
- the LOC108870878 gene encoding CLAVATA3/ESR (CLE)-related protein 1-like, translated as MASFKFLMCLFLICVSSLSWSSASRPLQQRFANEDGSRRRGRMMREAEKVLKANMEKLMERGFNESMRLSPGGPDPRHH; from the coding sequence ATGGCTAGCTTTAAGTTTTTGATGTGTTTGTTCTTGATCTGCGTTTCTTCATTGTCGTGGTCATCAGCATCTCGGCCGTTGCAGCAACGGTTTGCAAACGAAGATGGAAGTAGACGACGAGGGCGTATGATGAGAGAAGCAGAAAAAGTGTTGAAAGCTAATATGGAAAAGCTAATGGAGAGAGGTTTTAATGAGTCAATGAGACTTAGCCCTGGAGGTCCCGATCCTCGTCATCACTGA
- the LOC103852825 gene encoding protein trichome birefringence-like 31 produces MSKQTSADSRMIQSIFQLVLVSLLVIGSARWILDELKSNKSRIFQLYGFRQKQAVFVTKEDQIDDSCNVFEGKWVWDNVSYPLYTEKSCPYLVKQTTCQRNGRPDSSYQNWRWQPSSCDLPRFDALKLLDVLRDKRLMFIGDSVQRSTFESMICMVQSVIPDNKKSFHRRAPMKIFKAEEYNVSIEYYWAPFIVESISDHATNHTVHKRLVNLDAIEKHSKSWEGVDVLVFESYVWWMHQPKINATYGGTSKVQEYNVTTAYRLALETWAKWLEAKINPVKQRVFFTSMSPTHLWSWEWNPGSDGTCYNELYPIDKPSYWGTGSNQDIMKIVGDVLSRVGDKVTLLNITQLSEYRKDGHTTVYGERRGKLLTKEQRADPKNYGDCIHWCLPGVPDTWNEILYAYLLRSHRNNF; encoded by the exons ATGTCGAAACAAACATCTGCGGATTCGCGGATGATTCAATCCATCTTCCAGCTTGTGCTTGTTAGTCTTCTAGTCATAGGATCTGCGAGATGGATCCTTGATGAACTCAAGAGCAACAAGAGCCGGATATTTCAACTCTATGGCTTCAGACAGAAACAGGCAGTGTTCGTCACCAAAGAGGATCAGATCGATGATAGCTGCAACGTCTTTGAAGGGAAATGGGTTTGGGACAATGTCTCCTACCCACTTTACACGGAGAAGAGCTGTCCATATCTGGTGAAACAAACAACATGTCAACGAAACGGACGGCCTGATTCTTCTTACCAGAACTGGAGATGGCAACCGAGTTCATGTGACTTGCCCAG GTTTGATGCTTTGAAACTGTTGGACGTGTTGAGAGACAAAAGACTGATGTTCATAGGAGACTCCGTGCAGAGAAGCACGTTCGAGTCAATGATCTGTATGGTACAATCAGTAATACCTGACAATAAGAAGTCTTTTCACAGGAGAGCTCCTATGAAGATCTTCAAAGCTGAG GAATACAATGTGTCTATCGAGTATTACTGGGCACCTTTCATCGTGGAATCGATTTCAGATCATGCAACTAATCATACAGTACACAAAAGGTTGGTTAACCTTGACGCCATTGAAAAACATAGCAAGAGCTGGGAAGGTGTCGATGTTCTAGTCTTTGAGAGTTATGTATGGTGGATGCATCAACCTAAGATCAATGCAAC GTATGGAGGGACCAGTAAAGTCCAAGAGTATAATGTGACGACTGCTTATAGACTAGCTTTAGAAACATGGGCTAAATGGTTAGAGGCGAAGATCAATCCAGTGAAGCAAAGGGTTTTCTTCACGAGCATGTCTCCGACTCATCTATG GAGCTGGGAGTGGAATCCAGGGAGCGATGGAACCTGTTATAATGAGTTATATCCAATAGACAAACCATCCTATTGGGGCACAGGATCGAACCAAGACATCATGAAGATAGTTGGTGATGTTCTAAGCAGAGTTGGAGACAAAGTAACGCTCCTGAACATCACACAACTGTCAGAATATAGGAAAGACGGACACACGACTGTGTATGGAGAACGGAGAGGGAAGCTCTTGACAAAGGAGCAGAGAGCTGATCCTAAAAACTATGGAGACTGCATCCACTGGTGTTTGCCTGGAGTTCCTGATACATGGAACGAGATTCTCTATGCATATTTGCTACGCAGTCATCGAAATAACTTCTGA
- the LOC103852828 gene encoding uncharacterized protein ycf45 isoform X1: MLSLSLSNHVPPLTLSSHHERRTLNLKLSCRSSLLFHQLFRAKLVSNSSPGVVAVSASSSPFAVPESVDEDHFDDELRRLLALVPEEIRRTLEEHPEIGELIEVVLDLGRKPLARFPSGDFIISDDAVRVKDLQFAVSQVGEFTNDNRAGISRTLHRISAIRNRKGEIIGLTCRVGRSVRGSANLLRDLVQDGNSLLLIGPPGVGKTTMIREVARMLGNDYEKRVMIVDTSNEIGGDGDIPHPGIGNARRMQVPNSDIQHKVLIEAVENHMPQVIVIDEIGTKLEAIAASTIAERGIQLVATAHGATIENLIKNPSLDLLVGGVQSVTLGDEEATRRGGTKTVLERKGPPTFTCGAEIVSKTEVRVHRSLEATVDAVLAGRLPNVEIRKINSHGVEVIMEKKEPLMDVTTLDKKHEEETLDVSKLIKEETISAVLPTKEITEAESSEHETPMYLYVYGIAESTVLQAIKTLEMEIAVEITDNISEAEALLALQSKIRKNPRIKSLATSHGIPVYVTKTSSGIQVAKAIRELLTDYEDGLGEFGSEDRPKLSEKMDALEEARLAIERIVIPEKEPVDLLPRPRKIVSFQGNLVRKYNLRSERQWRGDEVYLRILPYGMDEDKNKEDEDEEEEVVEEENGGELEEFGCVTEESNGLPYSIDRLPLLPD; the protein is encoded by the exons ATGCTGAGCTTATCGCTGAGTAATCATGTTCCTCCATTAACGCTCTCGAGCCACCACGAACGAAGAACTCTCAATCTCAAGCTCAGCTGCCGATCTTCCCTACTGTTTCACCAACTCTTCCGCGCTAAGCTCGTTTCCAATTCCTCACCTGGAGTTGTTGCAGTTTCCGCCTCTTCCTCTCCCTTCGCAGTTCCGGAATCAGTAGACGAAGACCACTTCGATGACGAATTACGCCGTCTGCTGGCGCTCGTACCGGAGGAGATACGACGGACGCTGGAGGAGCATCCCGAAATCGGCGAACTCATTGAGGTAGTGCTGGATTTAGGGCGTAAGCCTCTGGCGCGATTCCCTTCCGGCGATTTTATCATCTCCGACGACGCTGTTAGGGTTAAGGATCTGCAATTCGCAGTCTCTCAG GTTGGTGAGTTTACTAACGATAATCGAGCTGGAATCAGCCGGACACTGCACCGGATTAGTGCCATAAGGAACCGGAAAGGCGAAATCATTGGCTTGACTTGCCGTGTTGGTCGATCTGTTAGAGGAAGCGCCAATTTGCTGCGTGACCTTGTCCAAGATGGGAACTCTTTGTTACTTATTGGTCCACCAGGTGTTGGTAAAACCACAATGATTAG GGAGGTAGCAAGAATGCTAGGGAATGACTATGAGAAGAGAGTGATGATTGTTGATACTTCTAATGAGATTGGTGGTGATGGTGATATACCTCATCCTGGGATTGGTAACGCTAGGCGGATGCAAGTTCCTAACTCTGACATACAACACAAG GTACTGATAGAAGCAGTAGAAAACCACATGCCTCAAGTGATTGTGATTGATGAGATTGGGACTAAACTTGAAGCTATAGCTGCAAGTACAATAGCAGAGCGTGGGATACAGTTAGTTGCCACGGCTCATGGAGCCACCATAGAGAATTTGATTAAGAACCCTTCGTTAGACCTCCTCGTTGGAGGTGTGCAG AGTGTGACTCTTGGAGACGAGGAAGCGACCAGAAGAGGTGGCACGAAGACTGTCCTCGAAAGAAAAGGTCCTCCGACATTTACCTGTGGTGCAGAAATAGTTTCGAAGACTGAAGTTCGTGTTCATCGTAGTCTTGAAGCAACTGTTGATGCTGTCCTCGCAG GTCGCTTACCAAACGTTGAAATCCGCAAAATAAACTCTCATGGAGTGGAAGTGATCATGGAAAAGAAGGAACCTCTCATGGATGTGACGACTTTGGATAAGAAACATGAAGAGGAAACATTGGATGTTTCGAAGCTCATCAAGGAGGAAACTATCTCTGCAGTCCTTCCAACTAAAGAGATTACAGAAGCAGAATCTTCAGAGCACGAGACACCAATGTATCTATATGTTTATGGG ATTGCAGAATCAACTGTCCTTCAAGCAATTAAAACACTAGAGATGGAAATTGCAGTAGAGATAACCGACAACATTAGTGAAGCAGAAGCCTTGCTTGCATTACAATCCAAGATCAGGAAGAATCCTCGGATTAAATCATTAGCTACATCTCACGGTATACCTGTTTATGTAACAAAG ACGAGTTCAGGTATTCAAGTGGCCAAAGCGATACGGGAGTTACTCACAGACTACGAAGATGGACTAGGAGAGTTTGGTTCAGAAGATCGTCCAAAACTATCTGAAAAAATGGACGCCTTAGAG GAAGCAAGATTAGCTATAGAGCGGATAGTGATACCAGAAAAGGAACCAGTCGATCTTCTCCCAAGGCCAAGGAAGATCGTGTCATTTCAAGGAAACCTAGTGAGGAAGTATAATTTAAGATCCGAAAGACAATGGAGAGGAGATGAGGTGTATCTACGGATCCTGCCTTATGGTATGGACGAAgacaaaaacaaagaagacgaagatgaagaggaagaggtggTCGAAGAAGAGAACGGAGGAGAGCTTGAGGAGTTCGGTTGTGTTACTGAAGAGTCTAATGGTTTACCCTACAGTATCGACAGGTTGCCTCTATTGCCTGACTAG
- the LOC103852824 gene encoding uncharacterized protein LOC103852824, protein MATSTFSSRGAQTMNTMFVKPLLRKSIHKKSASHDIVRETVKIDGASVQEAEMKTMRGFSVAREISSSSESSWVPHEVTGIYYPKGQEKVMQDVPPPARSHAEELVNWFS, encoded by the exons ATGGCGACTTCCACCTTCTCGTCTCGTGGTGCCCAAACGATGAACACCATGTTCGTCAA ACCATTGCTTAGGAAATCTATTCACAAGAAGAGCGCGTCACACGACATAGTGAGGGAGACGGTGAAGATTGATGGTGCCAGCGTCCAAGAGGCTGAGATGAAGACGATGAGAGGTTTCTCCGTCGCCAGAGAGATTTCGTCGTCGTCAGAAAGTAGTTGGGTCCCACATGAAGTCACGGGAATCTACTATCCAAAGGGACAAGAGAAGGTGATGCAAGATGTGCCTCCTCCGGCTCGTAGCCACGCGGAGGAACTCGTTAACTGGTTCTCTTGA
- the LOC103852828 gene encoding uncharacterized protein ycf45 isoform X2, translating to MIREVARMLGNDYEKRVMIVDTSNEIGGDGDIPHPGIGNARRMQVPNSDIQHKVLIEAVENHMPQVIVIDEIGTKLEAIAASTIAERGIQLVATAHGATIENLIKNPSLDLLVGGVQSVTLGDEEATRRGGTKTVLERKGPPTFTCGAEIVSKTEVRVHRSLEATVDAVLAGRLPNVEIRKINSHGVEVIMEKKEPLMDVTTLDKKHEEETLDVSKLIKEETISAVLPTKEITEAESSEHETPMYLYVYGIAESTVLQAIKTLEMEIAVEITDNISEAEALLALQSKIRKNPRIKSLATSHGIPVYVTKTSSGIQVAKAIRELLTDYEDGLGEFGSEDRPKLSEKMDALEEARLAIERIVIPEKEPVDLLPRPRKIVSFQGNLVRKYNLRSERQWRGDEVYLRILPYGMDEDKNKEDEDEEEEVVEEENGGELEEFGCVTEESNGLPYSIDRLPLLPD from the exons ATGATTAG GGAGGTAGCAAGAATGCTAGGGAATGACTATGAGAAGAGAGTGATGATTGTTGATACTTCTAATGAGATTGGTGGTGATGGTGATATACCTCATCCTGGGATTGGTAACGCTAGGCGGATGCAAGTTCCTAACTCTGACATACAACACAAG GTACTGATAGAAGCAGTAGAAAACCACATGCCTCAAGTGATTGTGATTGATGAGATTGGGACTAAACTTGAAGCTATAGCTGCAAGTACAATAGCAGAGCGTGGGATACAGTTAGTTGCCACGGCTCATGGAGCCACCATAGAGAATTTGATTAAGAACCCTTCGTTAGACCTCCTCGTTGGAGGTGTGCAG AGTGTGACTCTTGGAGACGAGGAAGCGACCAGAAGAGGTGGCACGAAGACTGTCCTCGAAAGAAAAGGTCCTCCGACATTTACCTGTGGTGCAGAAATAGTTTCGAAGACTGAAGTTCGTGTTCATCGTAGTCTTGAAGCAACTGTTGATGCTGTCCTCGCAG GTCGCTTACCAAACGTTGAAATCCGCAAAATAAACTCTCATGGAGTGGAAGTGATCATGGAAAAGAAGGAACCTCTCATGGATGTGACGACTTTGGATAAGAAACATGAAGAGGAAACATTGGATGTTTCGAAGCTCATCAAGGAGGAAACTATCTCTGCAGTCCTTCCAACTAAAGAGATTACAGAAGCAGAATCTTCAGAGCACGAGACACCAATGTATCTATATGTTTATGGG ATTGCAGAATCAACTGTCCTTCAAGCAATTAAAACACTAGAGATGGAAATTGCAGTAGAGATAACCGACAACATTAGTGAAGCAGAAGCCTTGCTTGCATTACAATCCAAGATCAGGAAGAATCCTCGGATTAAATCATTAGCTACATCTCACGGTATACCTGTTTATGTAACAAAG ACGAGTTCAGGTATTCAAGTGGCCAAAGCGATACGGGAGTTACTCACAGACTACGAAGATGGACTAGGAGAGTTTGGTTCAGAAGATCGTCCAAAACTATCTGAAAAAATGGACGCCTTAGAG GAAGCAAGATTAGCTATAGAGCGGATAGTGATACCAGAAAAGGAACCAGTCGATCTTCTCCCAAGGCCAAGGAAGATCGTGTCATTTCAAGGAAACCTAGTGAGGAAGTATAATTTAAGATCCGAAAGACAATGGAGAGGAGATGAGGTGTATCTACGGATCCTGCCTTATGGTATGGACGAAgacaaaaacaaagaagacgaagatgaagaggaagaggtggTCGAAGAAGAGAACGGAGGAGAGCTTGAGGAGTTCGGTTGTGTTACTGAAGAGTCTAATGGTTTACCCTACAGTATCGACAGGTTGCCTCTATTGCCTGACTAG
- the LOC103852827 gene encoding transcription factor GTE3, chloroplastic → MASGALVSKAKHKRSEISNKRLKPTTAVRPVSPSHSEMRKITLNSISKLQVRDLKRKLTAELEKVRSLINRLEPVPNKGGQGKAQILKSCNSLLTKLMKHKFGWIFNTPVDAVKSGLHDYHTIVKKPMDLGTVKTRLSKSWYESPLEFADDVRLTFNNALLYNPVGHDVHRMAQFLLNMFEDKWAPLETQCASLYNTHHYVEPLPLQAPPPVVVENRTLERAESMTNPVEPLALTVSPEKCEEEEASGNRDLTFEEKRRLSEDLQDLPFDKLEEVVEIIKKTKPELAQQDDEIELDIDSLDLQTLWELYRFVIGYKESLSNKKEEQRLGSERDVESVQEPNTLVTGPESTKVTELGHVASPAQQVNAGVSSSSSSGSGSSSDSDSDSSGHGS, encoded by the exons ATGGCGTCTGGTGCTCTAGTTTCGAAGGCGAAGCATAAACGGAGCGAAATTAGCAACAAAAGATTGAAACCCACGACGGCGGTGAGGCCGGTGTCTCCGTCGCATTCGGAGATGAGGAAGATAACTCTCAACTCAATCTCAAAGCTTCAAGTCAGAGACTTGAAGCGGAAACTAACAGCTGAGCTCGAAAAAgtcagaagcttgatcaaccgcCTCGAACCTGTCCCCAACAAGGGAGGACAAGGTAAAGCTCAGATCTTGAAGAGCTGTAATAGCTTGCTTACCAAGTTAATGAAGCATAAGTTTGGGTGGATTTTCAACACCCCGGTTGATGCGGTTAAGTCCGGTTTACATGATTATCACACTATAGTTAAGAAGCCTATGGATTTAGGGACTGTCAAGACTAGGTTGAGTAAGAGTTGGTATGAGTCTCCCTTGGAGTTTGCTGACGATGTGAGACTTACTTTCAACAATGCGTTGCTGTATAACCCCGTGGGGCATGATGTGCATCGTATGGCTCAGTTTTTGTTGAACATGTTTGAGGACAAGTGGGCCCCGCTTGAAACACAGTGTGCCTCTCTTTACAACACTCATCATTATGTGGAGCCATTACCGTTACAAGCTCCTCCTCCTGTAGTGGTTGAAAATAGGACTTTGGAGAGAGCTGAATCTATGACAAACCCAGTGGAGCCTTTAGCTCTAACCGTTTCCCCTGAGAAGTGTGAAGAAGAGGAGGCGTCTGGGAATAGAGACTTGACGTTTGAGGAGAAGCGGAGGCTTAGTGAAGACCTTCAGGATTTGCCTTTCGACAAGCTAGAGGAAGTTGTTGAGATTATAAAGAAGACTAAGCCGGAGCTCGCTCAACAAGACGACGAGATTGAGTTAGATATTGATAGTCTCGACCTCCAAACGCTTTGGGAGCTTTACAGATTCGTGATAGGATATAAAGAGAGCTTGAGCAATAAAAAGGAAGAACAGAGATTGGGATCAGAAAGAGATGTTGAGTCTGTCCAAGAACCG AACACTCTAGTAACTGGACCTGAATCGACAAAAGTTACAGAACTAG GCCATGTGGCATCTCCAGCTCAGCAAGTAAATGCTGGTGTATCAAGTAGTTCTAGTAGTGGATCAGGCTCTTCTAGTG ATTCTGACAGTGATAGCTCAGGGCATGGATCTTGA